Proteins from one candidate division WOR-3 bacterium genomic window:
- the rfbH gene encoding lipopolysaccharide biosynthesis protein RfbH produces MPPPAELRQQILALVREYYQAQFAGRRFDPARDLVHYAGRVFDDEELRNLVDASLDFYLTANRYAERFEAEFAAYLGLSEALLVNSGSSANLVALTALTSPKLGERRLKAGDEVITVAAGFPTTVAPIVQNRLVPVFVDVNLGDYTAKPQALREAVGPRTRAIVMAHTLGVPFDLDTVMSIVKEHDLWLVEDNCDALGSKYRGKLTGTFGQVASFSFYPAHHITMGEGGCVTTDSEDLARIARSVRDWGRDCYCAGGENNTCGKRFSQQWAAATPVGQYGALPAGYDHKYVYSHVGYNLKLTDMQAAIGCAQLGKLDHFISRRKENFNHLTRMLAPYEDRLLLPKATPNSDPSWFCYVLSVRENAGFTRNDLTRYLEANRIETRNLFSGNLLRHPAFAGIEHRVVGDLTNTDIITNNTFFIGLYPGIGETELQMIAEAFQRFMAGERA; encoded by the coding sequence ATGCCTCCTCCAGCCGAGCTCCGGCAGCAGATACTGGCGCTGGTTCGTGAATACTATCAGGCGCAGTTCGCTGGCCGCCGGTTCGACCCGGCCAGGGACCTGGTCCACTATGCCGGTCGGGTCTTTGACGACGAGGAACTGCGCAACCTTGTCGATGCCAGCCTCGACTTCTACCTGACTGCCAACCGCTACGCGGAACGGTTTGAGGCGGAGTTCGCCGCGTACCTCGGTCTGTCCGAGGCGCTGCTGGTCAACTCCGGTTCCTCTGCCAACCTTGTGGCGCTGACCGCGCTCACATCGCCGAAACTCGGCGAGCGCCGGCTCAAGGCCGGGGATGAGGTCATCACGGTAGCGGCCGGGTTTCCGACCACCGTCGCCCCAATTGTCCAGAATCGGCTGGTCCCGGTCTTTGTCGACGTCAACCTCGGTGACTACACGGCGAAGCCGCAGGCCCTACGCGAGGCGGTCGGACCCCGGACGCGCGCGATAGTGATGGCTCACACCCTCGGCGTGCCGTTCGACCTCGATACGGTGATGAGTATCGTGAAAGAACACGACCTCTGGCTGGTGGAGGACAACTGCGATGCCCTCGGTTCGAAGTACCGAGGGAAGCTGACCGGTACGTTCGGCCAGGTCGCGAGCTTCTCCTTCTACCCAGCCCATCACATTACGATGGGCGAGGGCGGATGCGTGACGACCGACAGCGAGGACCTGGCCCGGATTGCCCGCTCGGTTCGCGACTGGGGCCGTGACTGCTACTGTGCCGGCGGCGAAAACAACACCTGCGGCAAACGGTTCAGCCAGCAATGGGCCGCGGCGACGCCTGTCGGACAGTACGGCGCCCTGCCTGCCGGCTACGACCATAAGTACGTGTACAGCCACGTCGGCTACAACCTCAAACTAACCGATATGCAGGCGGCAATCGGCTGTGCCCAGCTGGGTAAGCTCGACCATTTCATCTCCCGGCGCAAAGAGAACTTCAACCACCTGACCCGGATGCTCGCGCCATACGAGGACCGGTTGCTGCTGCCGAAGGCGACGCCCAATTCCGACCCATCCTGGTTCTGCTACGTCCTCAGTGTGCGCGAGAACGCGGGCTTCACCCGCAACGACCTGACTCGCTACCTCGAAGCCAACCGCATCGAGACCCGCAATCTCTTCAGCGGCAACCTGCTTCGCCACCCGGCATTTGCCGGCATCGAGCATCGGGTGGTCGGCGACCTCACGAACACCGACATCATCACCAACAACACTTTCTTCATCGGCCTCTACCCCGGTATCGGCGAAACCGAGCTGCAAATGATCGCCGAGGCATTCCAGCGTTTCATGGCCGGGGAGCGCGCCTGA